From the genome of Cytobacillus firmus, one region includes:
- the spoIIP gene encoding stage II sporulation protein P: MNSKLSFHSLFFYINSWLFSICAVVALAGAVTLYPAAFSSSHMNVLLKDIKADQLFIHFLKAENHYFYKEAPAESYSLSGTLFKLATNTQPQDIRTFLGRELPGFSIFDTGIAVAGEGTDFTNLPVESAPPLEVLLKEKELAMNNGQSEENAAPPVIPDKKGVFIYHSHSWESFAPLLKDVKNTDEAVSPNEQVNVIAVGKKLSEELARKGIGAEHDKTNIAAELKKKGWNWENSYAMSRETVQTAMTENKDVKFLIDIHRDSLPRGKTTALIGQESYARLFFVVGKEHKNYEQNLQVATELHQALEAKYKGISRGVIVKGKSEGNGIYNQDLSERALLLEFGGVENNLDELNNSINAFADVFSDYYWKAEPVNAKD; encoded by the coding sequence ATGAATTCTAAATTAAGTTTCCATTCTCTTTTCTTTTATATAAACAGCTGGCTTTTCAGTATTTGTGCAGTCGTGGCGCTTGCCGGGGCTGTTACGCTTTATCCGGCTGCCTTTTCTTCGTCACATATGAATGTGCTGCTGAAGGATATTAAAGCCGACCAGCTCTTCATTCACTTTTTAAAAGCTGAAAATCATTATTTTTATAAGGAAGCTCCTGCCGAAAGCTACTCACTGTCCGGAACCCTCTTTAAGCTGGCAACCAATACACAGCCGCAGGATATTAGAACGTTCCTTGGCCGGGAGCTCCCTGGTTTTTCAATTTTTGATACCGGTATTGCCGTTGCCGGAGAGGGAACCGATTTCACCAACCTGCCAGTGGAATCCGCCCCTCCACTTGAAGTTCTTTTAAAAGAAAAAGAATTGGCTATGAATAACGGCCAAAGTGAGGAAAATGCTGCTCCCCCGGTAATTCCGGACAAAAAAGGGGTTTTCATTTACCATTCCCACAGCTGGGAATCGTTTGCTCCATTATTAAAAGATGTAAAGAATACAGATGAGGCCGTCAGCCCCAATGAACAGGTGAATGTTATTGCTGTCGGGAAAAAGCTTAGTGAAGAATTGGCGAGAAAAGGCATAGGTGCTGAGCATGATAAAACCAACATAGCCGCAGAACTGAAAAAGAAGGGCTGGAACTGGGAAAATTCCTATGCGATGTCCAGAGAAACTGTCCAGACTGCCATGACAGAGAATAAAGATGTTAAATTCCTGATTGATATCCACAGGGATTCGCTGCCCCGCGGGAAAACAACCGCATTAATTGGCCAGGAGTCATACGCCCGACTGTTTTTTGTCGTCGGCAAGGAGCACAAAAACTATGAACAGAACTTACAAGTGGCTACAGAGCTCCACCAGGCACTGGAAGCAAAATATAAAGGAATTAGCAGGGGGGTCATTGTGAAAGGAAAAAGTGAAGGCAACGGCATATATAACCAGGATCTTTCCGAACGGGCCCTTCTGCTGGAATTCGGAGGTGTGGAAAATAATCTGGATGAACTGAATAATTCCATTAACGCATTTGCGGATGTGTTCAGCGATTATTACTGGAAGGCAGAACCGGTCAATGCGAAAGATTAG
- a CDS encoding (S)-benzoin forming benzil reductase, which produces MKVKLAIITGASKGLGASIARRMITEGTGIISVSRTENPELAKLSAEKQVFYAQFFCNLSSPDELESVFSELTALLQEKQPETVYVFNNAGVIDPIGTAGNLNHAALIQNAHVNLIAPIMISNILLREVSSEMVIVNITSGAAERPIQGWSAYCSTKAGINMFTETAALELQTAGSSHKIIAFSPGVMDTDMQGTIRSSAKEAFHDLEKFQEYKEKGMLRDTETVASALAGLLHKEIESGKVYYVNDLI; this is translated from the coding sequence ATGAAAGTGAAATTGGCTATTATAACAGGCGCATCAAAAGGGTTAGGAGCTTCCATTGCCAGGAGAATGATCACTGAAGGGACAGGAATCATATCTGTATCAAGGACCGAAAACCCGGAATTGGCGAAACTTTCTGCAGAAAAACAAGTATTCTATGCCCAATTTTTCTGCAACCTGTCCTCACCGGATGAGCTTGAATCTGTTTTCAGCGAACTGACAGCATTATTGCAGGAAAAACAGCCTGAGACCGTATATGTATTTAACAACGCAGGGGTCATAGATCCAATCGGTACAGCCGGGAATCTCAATCATGCGGCATTAATACAAAATGCTCACGTTAATCTGATTGCTCCTATAATGATTTCGAACATCCTGCTGCGTGAAGTTTCAAGTGAAATGGTCATTGTTAATATAACTTCAGGCGCTGCGGAAAGACCTATACAGGGGTGGAGTGCTTACTGCAGCACTAAGGCCGGAATAAATATGTTCACGGAAACTGCTGCATTGGAATTGCAGACAGCAGGAAGCAGCCATAAGATTATTGCCTTTAGTCCAGGTGTCATGGACACAGATATGCAGGGAACCATTCGTTCTTCAGCGAAGGAAGCATTCCATGATCTGGAGAAATTCCAGGAATATAAAGAGAAAGGAATGCTAAGGGATACGGAAACTGTGGCAAGCGCATTGGCCGGTCTGCTGCATAAGGAGATTGAGAGCGGAAAAGTTTATTATGTTAACGACTTAATTTAA
- a CDS encoding histidine kinase, which produces MKENILICVSNPNHAERLAQRGKKLKEAFQGEGYILSVENRKQEEFNFNELQTKYLFESLAEQYGLKMLSKYAGGKKTAKVIADVVQEYKITQIILGQAVQTKLERMVKPSLVNELFQLLDGVDIHVAEVSRKIYDPSDVTDKGLPAQIVKKGSDYHLIIGESHENGIKGIFFKELSSDFSNGFFVIERENNHEVLRIHHGVVDSNILEDK; this is translated from the coding sequence ATGAAGGAAAATATTTTAATTTGTGTAAGCAATCCCAATCATGCGGAAAGACTGGCCCAGAGAGGAAAAAAACTGAAGGAAGCTTTTCAGGGAGAGGGCTATATACTCTCAGTAGAAAACCGGAAACAGGAAGAGTTTAATTTTAACGAGCTTCAGACAAAATACTTGTTCGAAAGTTTAGCAGAGCAATACGGGCTGAAGATGCTCTCCAAGTATGCCGGGGGCAAAAAAACAGCCAAGGTGATTGCTGATGTGGTTCAGGAGTATAAAATTACCCAGATTATTCTTGGACAGGCAGTTCAAACCAAGCTGGAGCGGATGGTAAAGCCTTCCCTGGTTAATGAATTATTCCAGCTGCTTGATGGAGTGGATATTCATGTCGCAGAAGTTTCCAGAAAGATTTATGATCCTTCTGATGTTACGGATAAAGGGCTGCCGGCCCAGATCGTCAAAAAAGGCTCGGATTATCATCTAATCATTGGAGAAAGCCACGAGAATGGTATAAAGGGCATCTTCTTTAAAGAATTATCCTCCGACTTCTCAAATGGTTTTTTTGTTATAGAAAGGGAAAATAACCATGAAGTGCTGCGAATTCACCATGGTGTTGTCGATAGTAATATATTAGAAGATAAATAA
- a CDS encoding amino acid ABC transporter ATP-binding protein produces the protein MINIKDLHKQFDQLKVLKGINLEVKKGKVVVVIGPSGSGKTTLLRCLNLLEQPTSGLLAIGDQVLDFSKKVLKRQIPPFRRLTGMVFQNYNLFPHMTALENVMEGPVTVKGESKEMAKEKGEMLLRKVGLADKTAYYPFQLSGGQQQRVGIARALAMEPKVMLFDEPTSALDPELVGEVLKVMKDLAAEGMTMVVVTHEMRFAREAADEVIFMDGGIVVERGRPELIFSSPKEVRTSQFLNIIQ, from the coding sequence ATGATTAATATTAAGGATTTGCATAAGCAATTTGATCAGCTGAAAGTACTGAAAGGAATTAATTTGGAAGTGAAGAAAGGAAAAGTGGTTGTAGTGATTGGGCCATCCGGCTCCGGAAAAACAACCTTGCTTAGGTGCTTAAATTTACTGGAGCAGCCTACTTCAGGCCTGCTTGCTATTGGCGATCAAGTCCTCGACTTTTCTAAGAAGGTCTTGAAAAGGCAAATACCTCCTTTCAGGCGCCTTACGGGAATGGTTTTTCAGAACTATAACTTATTTCCGCATATGACTGCACTCGAAAATGTCATGGAGGGGCCGGTTACAGTGAAAGGCGAATCAAAAGAAATGGCAAAGGAAAAGGGGGAAATGCTTTTAAGAAAAGTTGGTTTAGCGGATAAAACTGCCTATTATCCTTTTCAGCTTTCAGGAGGCCAGCAGCAGCGGGTAGGGATTGCACGGGCTCTTGCAATGGAGCCAAAGGTTATGCTATTTGATGAGCCTACATCGGCACTGGACCCTGAACTAGTTGGGGAAGTGCTGAAGGTAATGAAGGATCTGGCCGCTGAAGGAATGACAATGGTGGTCGTTACTCATGAGATGAGATTTGCGAGGGAAGCAGCAGATGAAGTCATTTTCATGGACGGCGGTATTGTTGTGGAACGCGGCAGACCTGAACTGATATTCTCCAGTCCAAAAGAAGTGCGCACTAGCCAGTTCTTGAATATAATTCAATAA